Within Acidimicrobiales bacterium, the genomic segment CTGCGACCTCTATGCGTGGTGGACGTCGGTGAGGATTCCCGGAGAGCCTGAGTACATAAGTCGATGGGCCGACGTCGTGACCGAGGTGCTGCCGGTGGTGCTCGAAGTCGCGCCGGTCGAAATACGTCCTGAGGTGGCGACCCTGGAAGACACCATCACGAGTGCGATCGAGAAGCTCTCCGCAAAGGGTTACGACCCGGGCGCCATCGACATCGAGCAAGCTTTCGACACGATAGAGGTGCGGCTGGCCGCAGGACGCATCCAAGCCTGGTCCGAGGACAATTGCTGACCACCTCGCAGGTCGTCATGTCGTCGGCTGGGCACGGCGGCGGTCGAGAATTCTCATGTTCCGGTCAGCGCGCCGACGTCCGACTCGAGCTCGGCTTTCAGAGCGTCGGATCTGTCCCCGCGCAGGCGTTCCTTCGTGATCCGGTATGCGGGTTGGCGAAGAGAGCCCGCCAGCTCACGAGCTCGCTCGAGGGCCACCGCCCATACCCGATCGGGCGGGGCGGTTTCGTCGAGGAAACCGGCGTGCACGGCCTCGGCTGGTGCATAGATGCGTGCGTCACAGACGGCCCTGGGGACCTCCGGCGGAACGAGGCGGTCCCGGGCCAGTTCCATGCCGAAACGCGGCATGGGCATTCCCGCAGCCACCTCGTTGAGGCCGATCCGGAACTCCCCTTCGGCGCCGATGCGTTCGTCGGCGACGAAGAGCAGCATGGCACCCGCCGCGATGGCGTGACCCGTGCACGCGGCCACGACGGGTACCGGAAACGTGTAGAGGTCCAGCAAGAGCCGAGCACCCCGGATCACCAGGTCGCGGGCCTCACGGGGTCCCGCCGTCATCACCTTCAGATCGAAGCCTCCCGAGAGTAT encodes:
- a CDS encoding enoyl-CoA hydratase, producing the protein MESGDVVVHVEVSDGVGLVRLDDGKANVLSHASLGQIEQALRDLRESVSALVIGGREGILSGGFDLKVMTAGPREARDLVIRGARLLLDLYTFPVPVVAACTGHAIAAGAMLLFVADERIGAEGEFRIGLNEVAAGMPMPRFGMELARDRLVPPEVPRAVCDARIYAPAEAVHAGFLDETAPPDRVWAVALERARELAGSLRQPAYRITKERLRGDRSDALKAELESDVGALTGT